The Elusimicrobiota bacterium nucleotide sequence CCAGAAGTTCTCCCTGTATGATGACCTCACGGTAAAAGAGAACATGCGCTTCTATGGTGGTATTTATGGGATGACGAATGATTTTATCCGGAAGAAAACGGCTTTTATACTGCATCACCTGCACCTGGAAAAGGAAGGAGATGTTCTGGTGAAGTCGCTGCCCCTGGGATGGAAGCAGAAGCTGGCCTTTTCGGTGGCGATCTTTCATGAACCGCAAATTGTATTTCTTGATGAACCGACGGGAGGTGTGGACCCGGTAACGAGGCGTGAATTCTGGAGTATGATCTACCAGGCGGCGGAGCTGGGTATCACCATT carries:
- a CDS encoding ABC transporter ATP-binding protein, with amino-acid sequence QKFSLYDDLTVKENMRFYGGIYGMTNDFIRKKTAFILHHLHLEKEGDVLVKSLPLGWKQKLAFSVAIFHEPQIVFLDEPTGGVDPVTRREFWSMIYQAAELGITIFVTTHYMDEAEYCNRVSIMVDGKVEALDTPAQLKRTYAAASMDEVFLKLARKAVRGE